A single region of the Ascaphus truei isolate aAscTru1 chromosome 6, aAscTru1.hap1, whole genome shotgun sequence genome encodes:
- the LOC142498053 gene encoding indolethylamine N-methyltransferase-like: protein MDSSLHKHYHDEEFDPRRFIETYCYNGNNDMFEETIVHLITQLFKTFSSGRVRGETLLDVSVGPLAFHLLTACDYFKEINVIEFTDANIREFEMWKNKEPGAADWSHAAKIVCALEGKSEEWPGKEDKARRAVKRVVKCDFIKDNPLEPVVLPQMDCLICMYVLQVVSKDHQAYRSNLKKIASMLKTGGHMLLMGTYNNSCYMVGEHKFFCLSFDEGFIREAVCDAGFIIENLEALPTKKTSNFSDYDQITFMIARKERVV, encoded by the exons ATGGATTCCAGTCTCCACAAGCATTACCATGATGAAGAGTTTGATCCCAGAAGGTTTATAGAAACATACTGCTATAATGGAAATAATGATATGTTTGAGGAGACGATTGTACATCTTATTACACAATTGTTTAAAACGTTCTCGTCTG GTCGtgtgagaggggaaaccctgCTCGATGTTTCTGTGGGTCCACTCGCTTTCCATCTCTTAACTGCCTGTGATTACTTCAAAGAGATCAATGTGATAGAATTTACTGATGCAAATATCAGGGAATTTGAAATGTGGAAGAACAAGGAGCCCGGAGCTGCTGACTGGTCTCACGCCGCAAAAATAGTTTGTGCGCTGGAAGGAAAGAG CGAGGAGTGGCCAGGAAAGGAAGACAAAGCAAGAagagcagtgaaacgcgttgtcaAATGTGATTTCATCAAAGATAACCCTTTAGAGCCTGTAGTCCTGCCACAGATGGACTGTCTGATCTGCATGTATGTCTTACAGGTTGTTAGCAAGGACCATCAGGCTTACCGAAGCAATCTGAAAAAAATAGCGTCAATGTTAAAAACTGGGGGACACATGTTACTGATGGGGACATATAATAATTCATGCTATATGGTTGGTGAGCACAAGTTCTTCTGTCTGTCATTTGATGAGGGGTTTATAAGAGAGGCTGTTTGTGATGCAGGGTTCATCATTGAGAATTTGGAAGCATTACCTACTAAAAAGACCAGCAATTTCTCAGATTATGACCAGATTACGTTTATGATAGCACGCAAGGAGAGGGTGGTTTAG